The following are encoded in a window of bacterium SCSIO 12643 genomic DNA:
- a CDS encoding nodulation protein NfeD has translation MLLFSLFILNGLLSFASNDSSIVYVFDIKEEIAQPIWHNFQKAIDAAKENNADYLMIELDTYGGTVDMADSIRTAILHSPIPVYILIDNNAASAGALISIACDKIYMIPGSTIGAATVVTQEGVKAPDKIQSYFRSKMRATAEVKGRNPDIAEAMVDEDLEIEGITKKGKLLTFTVSEALTHGYCDKEVNNLQEVLVDNNLQNAQIIHHKLSSIDKIISFLIHPMISGFLIMIMIGGIYFELQSPGIGFPIAAAFIGALLFFAPLYIEGMAQNWEIVIFVIGIVALAVEILIIPGTGITGILGIIMIMTGLTLSMVKNIDFDFSMVELDGILLSFSVVLMATLFMAILSIILLPKMLSSGRLDKLVLRSSQEVEDGYSSVDQSLNKMVGISGITISDLRPSGKIEIESQHYDAFSVGTYIDKGEQIEVIGTEGPQLLVRKI, from the coding sequence ATATTATTATTTAGTTTATTCATCCTAAATGGGTTGCTTTCATTTGCTTCAAATGATTCTTCTATTGTTTATGTTTTTGATATCAAAGAAGAAATTGCACAACCTATCTGGCATAACTTCCAAAAAGCAATTGACGCAGCCAAAGAAAATAATGCCGATTATCTGATGATTGAACTAGACACTTATGGAGGTACGGTAGATATGGCAGATTCAATACGGACAGCTATATTACATAGTCCTATTCCGGTTTATATTCTGATCGACAACAATGCAGCGTCTGCCGGAGCTTTGATTTCAATCGCATGTGATAAAATTTATATGATTCCAGGTTCTACAATAGGAGCCGCTACAGTTGTTACACAAGAAGGAGTAAAAGCTCCAGATAAAATCCAATCTTATTTTCGTAGTAAAATGCGTGCGACCGCGGAAGTTAAGGGCCGAAATCCAGATATTGCTGAGGCTATGGTTGACGAGGATCTTGAAATTGAAGGAATCACTAAAAAGGGCAAGTTACTTACTTTCACCGTATCCGAGGCGCTAACTCATGGATATTGTGATAAAGAGGTCAACAACCTACAGGAAGTACTGGTTGATAACAATCTCCAAAATGCACAAATCATTCATCACAAATTATCTTCTATCGATAAAATCATTAGCTTTTTAATTCATCCAATGATCAGCGGCTTTTTAATCATGATCATGATTGGTGGCATTTACTTTGAGTTGCAATCGCCAGGAATTGGATTTCCAATTGCAGCAGCATTTATTGGAGCTTTACTCTTTTTCGCACCACTTTACATAGAAGGAATGGCTCAAAACTGGGAAATTGTAATTTTTGTTATTGGTATCGTTGCGTTAGCTGTAGAAATATTAATTATCCCTGGAACCGGAATCACAGGTATTCTTGGCATTATTATGATCATGACAGGACTTACATTGAGCATGGTTAAAAATATTGATTTTGACTTTTCTATGGTTGAATTAGATGGTATTTTACTCTCATTCTCTGTGGTATTGATGGCGACTCTTTTTATGGCTATTCTATCCATTATTCTATTACCCAAAATGCTCTCATCTGGTAGATTAGATAAATTGGTTCTGAGATCAAGTCAGGAAGTAGAAGATGGTTATAGTAGTGTAGATCAGTCATTAAATAAAATGGTTGGTATTTCGGGTATTACCATATCCGACTTAAGACCATCAGGAAAAATTGAAATAGAATCTCAACATTACGATGCTTTTTCAGTTGGCACTTATATCGATAAAGGAGAACAAATTGAAGTTATTGGAACCGAAGGTCCACAATTATTAGTTAGAAAAATTTAA
- the tpx gene encoding thiol peroxidase, which produces MDRINLKGFPVQLIDDVVEPGVVAEDVTFVSRDLNEVSLYDIEANVKVLISVPSLDTGVCQAEARKFNEELGKRDGVMGLIISKDLPFASKRFCDSEGIQNIMTFSDYRYGDFGKEFGTEMVEGALKGLLARVVFVLDKDNNVVHTEMANDILEEPDYANVLAKVDELI; this is translated from the coding sequence ATGGATAGAATAAATCTAAAAGGGTTTCCGGTTCAATTAATTGATGATGTAGTGGAGCCAGGAGTGGTAGCGGAAGATGTAACATTCGTATCTAGAGATTTGAATGAAGTGAGTTTATATGACATTGAGGCCAATGTGAAAGTATTGATCTCGGTTCCAAGTTTAGATACTGGAGTATGTCAGGCTGAAGCAAGAAAATTTAATGAAGAGCTTGGTAAAAGAGATGGGGTGATGGGATTAATTATCTCTAAAGATTTGCCGTTTGCTTCTAAGCGTTTTTGTGATTCTGAAGGAATTCAGAATATTATGACTTTTTCGGACTACCGTTATGGAGATTTTGGAAAAGAGTTTGGAACAGAAATGGTAGAGGGTGCTTTGAAAGGTTTGTTGGCCAGAGTTGTTTTTGTATTAGATAAGGATAATAATGTCGTTCATACAGAAATGGCTAATGATATTTTAGAG